A single region of the Acetivibrio cellulolyticus CD2 genome encodes:
- the fmt gene encoding methionyl-tRNA formyltransferase has product MKIIFMGTPEFAVPSLDMLLKEGYDVVAVVTQPDKPKGRGNKMALPPVKEYALEHGIDVLQPEKVKTEEFTNIIKDINPDLLVTAAYGKILPKSVLDIPKYGCINVHGSLLPKYRGAAPIQWSVINGEKVTGITTMFTDVGMDTGDMLLKGEIEITEGMTAGELHDRLSILGAEVLKETLVRLKEGTLERAPQSDAEATYASMMTKDTGLVDWTRSSKEIHNLIRGTNPWPGAYTYYNGGKMKIWITSVVSEDKHDLRAGTICEVGKNGIVIACGTGKLNIKEVQFESCRKMCVEDYICGHKMDEGEILG; this is encoded by the coding sequence TTGAAAATTATATTTATGGGTACCCCGGAGTTTGCAGTACCATCTTTAGATATGCTTTTAAAGGAAGGATATGATGTTGTAGCTGTAGTGACACAGCCTGATAAGCCAAAAGGCAGGGGTAACAAAATGGCTTTGCCGCCGGTTAAGGAATATGCTCTCGAGCATGGCATTGATGTGCTACAGCCTGAGAAAGTAAAAACAGAAGAATTTACTAATATAATTAAGGATATAAATCCAGATTTGCTAGTTACAGCAGCGTATGGTAAAATTCTTCCCAAGTCGGTTTTGGATATACCGAAATATGGGTGTATAAATGTTCATGGTTCTCTCCTGCCTAAATATAGAGGTGCCGCTCCAATACAGTGGTCAGTTATAAATGGAGAGAAAGTGACAGGTATTACAACCATGTTTACAGATGTGGGCATGGATACCGGAGATATGCTTCTTAAAGGTGAGATTGAAATAACTGAGGGTATGACTGCAGGAGAACTTCATGACAGGTTATCAATTTTAGGTGCAGAAGTATTAAAGGAAACACTCGTGAGGTTAAAGGAGGGAACCCTTGAGAGGGCGCCTCAGTCTGACGCAGAAGCTACATATGCCTCCATGATGACAAAAGATACAGGACTTGTTGACTGGACAAGGTCATCGAAAGAGATTCACAATTTGATTAGAGGTACAAATCCATGGCCTGGAGCTTATACATATTATAACGGTGGAAAGATGAAAATCTGGATAACTTCGGTTGTATCCGAGGATAAGCATGATTTGAGGGCGGGTACCATTTGTGAAGTGGGTAAGAATGGTATTGTAATTGCATGTGGAACCGGGAAGCTCAATATCAAAGAGGTACAGTTTGAATCATGCAGAAAAATGTGCGTTGAGGATTATATCTGCGGGCACAAAATGGATGAAGGTGAAATACTTGGATAA
- the def gene encoding peptide deformylase: protein MALRNVRIDGDDVLGKVCRQVDVIDNRILILLKDMADTMYAENGVGLAAPQVGVLKRLVVIDVGEGLIELINPKIVKEEGEVLDIEGCLSVPELVGEVVRPKKVWVEALNTKGEKICLEGEDLLARAFCHEIDHLDGILFKSRAIKLINKKELKD from the coding sequence ATGGCATTAAGAAATGTTAGGATTGATGGCGATGATGTATTAGGAAAGGTATGCAGGCAGGTTGATGTTATAGATAACAGAATATTGATATTGCTAAAGGATATGGCTGATACGATGTATGCTGAAAATGGAGTTGGGCTTGCTGCTCCGCAGGTTGGTGTTTTAAAGAGGCTTGTTGTAATTGATGTCGGTGAAGGACTGATAGAGTTAATCAACCCTAAAATTGTAAAGGAAGAGGGAGAAGTACTTGATATAGAAGGATGCCTTAGTGTACCTGAATTGGTTGGAGAGGTAGTAAGACCTAAAAAGGTTTGGGTTGAGGCATTAAACACAAAAGGAGAAAAGATTTGCTTGGAAGGTGAAGATCTGCTTGCGAGAGCTTTTTGCCATGAGATTGATCATTTAGATGGGATTCTTTTTAAGAGTAGGGCTATTAAATTGATTAATAAAAAAGAATTGAAAGACTAA
- the priA gene encoding primosomal protein N', whose amino-acid sequence MNNIAEIVISNSTRQFDRVYHYMIPDNYISNVTPGIRVIVPFGKSNRLREGYVVGVLSESDMQDLKEISEVIDKSSVVDINMIKLAHWMRHRYISTYSDVFKCLLPPGTGMVSCKTVRLLKFDNALKGNYNKILQKLMDFGGELEYDDLSSETNIKGISKYLSKLEELGCVAVSEEFGSKVSEKLVKVAYLIKPIEEVLEDIEGNRLRSIKQVRILEMLLENEHISVTDLARFAGVSKSVLDTLNKYGYIGFKDIEVTRDPYNNRTFERTSPLRPTEEQEHILVKVKEMLDSKAFNEVLLHGITGSGKTEVYLQLIDHAINAGKQAIVLVPEISLTPQMVERFKGRFGEYVAVLHSRLSLGERYDQWRLIKSGNIKVAVGARSAVFAPFDNLGIIIIDEEHENSYKSEISPKYHAVEVARERCKNENAILMYGSATPSIENYYRAVSSEISLFTMVKRANNLTLPKVEVVDMRCELDEGNRSIFSRALSCEMRENIKRKEQTIIFLNRRGYASFVLCRNCGYVLKCPKCDVSMTYHSYDERLICHYCGYTIKNVSSCPKCKSPHIRGFGTGTQKIEDEIRKHFEESTVLRMDMDTTTYKNSHEDILRNFREKNINILVGTQMIAKGHDFPNVTLVGVLAADSILNTGDFRATERTFQLITQVAGRAGRGKIPGRVIIQTYNAENYSIECACSQDYVGFFEKELMVREKLIYPPFTNIGSIVLSGVNDRLVYNKAVEVKKFVDSYFADEGNNFSILGPSRSLITKIKNKYRWRIVIKYKEMEKLIDILTQVSDSFYQKQGKNDISISVDINPISML is encoded by the coding sequence ATGAATAATATTGCTGAAATTGTAATAAGCAATTCTACAAGGCAGTTTGACAGGGTATATCACTATATGATACCTGACAATTATATTAGTAATGTAACTCCTGGGATACGGGTGATTGTACCTTTTGGTAAATCCAACAGGCTCAGGGAAGGGTATGTTGTGGGCGTTTTAAGTGAAAGCGATATGCAGGACTTGAAGGAAATAAGTGAAGTTATAGACAAAAGTTCTGTTGTTGATATAAATATGATAAAGCTGGCGCATTGGATGAGACATAGATATATAAGTACATACTCTGATGTGTTTAAATGTTTGCTTCCTCCAGGGACAGGCATGGTAAGTTGTAAGACGGTAAGACTTCTTAAATTTGACAATGCTTTAAAGGGAAATTATAATAAAATTCTTCAAAAACTGATGGATTTTGGAGGGGAACTTGAATATGATGATTTAAGCTCTGAAACAAATATTAAGGGTATATCAAAGTATTTAAGCAAATTAGAGGAGCTTGGGTGTGTAGCCGTTAGTGAAGAATTTGGGTCAAAGGTCAGTGAAAAGTTAGTTAAGGTTGCATACCTTATAAAACCTATTGAAGAAGTGCTCGAAGACATAGAAGGAAACAGGCTGAGAAGTATAAAACAGGTAAGAATACTTGAAATGCTTTTGGAAAATGAGCATATTTCAGTAACAGATCTGGCAAGGTTCGCGGGTGTTTCAAAGAGTGTATTGGATACCCTTAATAAATATGGATACATAGGGTTTAAAGATATAGAAGTTACAAGAGATCCGTACAACAACAGGACTTTTGAGAGAACCAGTCCGTTAAGGCCAACAGAAGAACAGGAACATATTTTAGTTAAAGTAAAAGAAATGTTGGATAGCAAAGCCTTTAACGAGGTATTGCTGCACGGTATAACGGGAAGCGGAAAGACTGAGGTGTATCTGCAGCTTATCGATCACGCAATAAATGCTGGAAAGCAAGCTATTGTGCTTGTGCCGGAGATTTCTTTGACTCCCCAGATGGTGGAAAGATTTAAAGGAAGATTTGGAGAATATGTAGCTGTACTTCATAGCCGGTTATCCTTAGGAGAAAGGTATGACCAGTGGAGGCTGATTAAGTCGGGTAATATAAAGGTTGCAGTTGGGGCAAGATCAGCAGTGTTTGCACCGTTTGATAACCTTGGAATTATAATTATAGATGAGGAACATGAAAATTCATATAAGTCGGAAATTTCTCCAAAGTACCATGCTGTTGAGGTGGCAAGGGAACGTTGCAAAAATGAGAATGCCATACTTATGTATGGATCTGCCACACCTTCGATAGAGAACTATTACAGGGCAGTTTCGAGCGAAATTTCACTTTTTACAATGGTTAAACGTGCCAATAATTTGACTCTTCCCAAAGTAGAAGTTGTAGATATGAGATGCGAGCTTGATGAGGGAAACAGGTCAATATTCAGCAGGGCACTTTCTTGTGAGATGAGAGAGAATATAAAAAGAAAAGAGCAGACTATTATTTTTCTAAACAGGCGGGGTTATGCATCTTTTGTGCTATGTCGTAACTGCGGATATGTATTGAAGTGTCCTAAATGTGATGTATCAATGACCTACCATTCATATGATGAAAGATTGATATGCCACTATTGCGGGTATACCATTAAAAACGTGAGTAGCTGTCCAAAATGCAAAAGTCCGCATATAAGAGGCTTTGGAACTGGGACTCAGAAGATTGAGGATGAAATAAGAAAGCATTTTGAGGAAAGTACCGTATTAAGAATGGATATGGATACAACAACCTACAAAAACTCGCATGAGGATATTTTAAGGAACTTTCGTGAAAAAAACATTAATATACTGGTTGGTACGCAAATGATAGCAAAGGGACATGATTTTCCTAATGTTACCCTTGTAGGTGTACTTGCGGCGGACAGCATTCTAAATACCGGTGACTTTAGAGCAACTGAAAGAACATTCCAGCTTATAACACAGGTGGCAGGAAGAGCTGGAAGAGGTAAAATTCCAGGCAGAGTTATTATTCAGACCTATAATGCAGAAAATTATAGTATCGAGTGTGCGTGTTCACAGGATTATGTCGGCTTTTTTGAAAAGGAGCTGATGGTTAGAGAAAAGCTCATATACCCTCCGTTTACAAACATTGGATCTATTGTTTTGAGTGGAGTAAATGATCGATTGGTATACAACAAGGCCGTAGAAGTTAAGAAATTTGTTGATTCATATTTTGCTGATGAGGGTAATAATTTTAGTATACTAGGTCCTTCGCGTTCTTTAATAACAAAAATAAAGAACAAATACAGGTGGCGAATTGTTATTAAATACAAAGAGATGGAAAAACTTATAGATATACTAACACAGGTTTCAGACAGTTTTTATCAAAAACAGGGCAAGAATGACATAAGTATTAGTGTGGATATAAATCCAATAAGTATGTTATAA